The genome window TCTTGTGACCATTGAATTAATAAACTATAGCGGTAATTCATTCCTCTGATTCCTCTGCTGAAGAATTGTTTCTAACTCTTGAATTGCTTTTTTTAACAATTTCTCCAAATACAATGGTGTATCCTCAACACAAGAAGAGATTTTAGGATCTGCTGTGGCGCTAGTGTGGGTGGCGGTGTGGCATTTCTGGGGGTGGCCGCGCGAAGTAGAAATTGCTAGAGGTAAGCCGGAGGCTAAGAAAAAGCGATCGCCCAATTATAACTCACCGCCTCCCAATCCGGTAGAACAAGAGCTAAATCAGCTCAAAGCCACAACTGGAATGAATCGGATGAAGCCTGTGAGACGATCGACCCAGCCAACTCCTGAAGTTGCTCAATGGTATGTGTTTCGCAGCGGAGAAGCCAAGGGGCCCTATACCAAATTGCAATTATGGGAGGTTCAGGAAATCACAGCCCGAACCAAAGTCCGGCGCGGGGAAGCCGAGTGGCAGCGCGCCGGTGAAATTCCCGAATTAGCGTCGTACCTCACTCAAAAATAAGACAGTACACGTCACCGCACGTCCATCGGCGCTCAAGACGATCGCACTCCCCAGAAAGTAGCGCTATTCTTAGAAAAGGGATTTGTGTCAGCGAGACTCCCGGAGCTTTTTATGAATATTACTTTGAGTCCTGAGCAGGTGAAATTGATCGAAGCGCAATTAGCACGCGCGGCAGTTTAGCTCGCCGGAAGAGGTGATTACAAAAGCCCTCCAGACTTTGACTCAAACACGCCAGCATTATTGGGAGTGGGTGGAGGAGGTGCGCTCTTCGGTGGAGGAAGCGGAGGCGGAACTATCGCGGGGTGAGGGAATCCCCTTAGAGACTGCGTGCGAGCAATTGCAGGAAAAGTTTCGCAAGGCACGAGAGGTTCAGGGATGAGTCGATGCTTTGTCTCTCCAACTGCAAGCCGAGACTTGAATGGCATTGGTGATTATTTTGTTCGCTCAAGTTTATATAAAAAAAAGCCCTCAACTTTGTGA of Oscillatoria nigro-viridis PCC 7112 contains these proteins:
- a CDS encoding DUF4339 domain-containing protein yields the protein MALVWVAVWHFWGWPREVEIARGKPEAKKKRSPNYNSPPPNPVEQELNQLKATTGMNRMKPVRRSTQPTPEVAQWYVFRSGEAKGPYTKLQLWEVQEITARTKVRRGEAEWQRAGEIPELASYLTQK